The Streptomyces sp. HSG2 genome has a segment encoding these proteins:
- a CDS encoding ribonuclease J — MSHPHPELGSPPPLVEGGLRVTPLGGLGEIGRNMTVFEYAGRLLIVDCGVLFPEEEQPGIDLILPDFTSIRDRLDDIEGIVLTHGHEDHIGGVPYLLREKPDIPLIGSKLTLALIEAKLQEHRIRPYTLEVAEGQRERVGAFDCEFVAVNHSIPDALAVAIRTPAGLVVHTGDFKMDQLPLDRRLTDLHAFARLSEEGIDLLLSDSTNAEVPGFTAPERDISQVLRQVFAGARKRIIVASFASHVHRIQQILDAAHEYGRRVAFVGRSMVRNMGIARDLGYLRVPPGLVVDVRALDDLPDDEVVLVCTGSQGEPMAALSRMANRDHQIRIVQGDTVILASSLIPGNENAVYRVINGLTRWGANVVHKGNAKVHVSGHASAGELLYFYNICRPGNLMPVHGEWRHLRANAELGALTGVPHDRIVIAEDGVAVDLVDGRAKISGKVQAGYVYVDGLSVGDVGEPALKDRKILGDEGIISVFVVLDASTGKITGGPHVHARGSGIDDSAFEGVLPKIAEVLERSAQDGVVEPRQLQQLVRRTLGKWVSDTYRRRPMILPVVVEV, encoded by the coding sequence TTGAGTCATCCGCACCCCGAACTGGGTTCGCCCCCGCCTCTCGTCGAGGGTGGGCTCCGGGTCACCCCACTGGGCGGCCTCGGCGAGATCGGCCGTAACATGACGGTCTTCGAGTACGCGGGCCGTCTGTTGATCGTCGACTGTGGAGTCCTCTTCCCCGAGGAGGAACAGCCGGGGATCGATCTGATCCTGCCGGACTTCACGTCGATCAGGGATCGTCTCGACGATATCGAGGGAATCGTCCTCACCCATGGGCACGAGGATCACATCGGTGGCGTGCCCTATCTTCTCCGCGAGAAGCCGGACATCCCGCTCATCGGTTCCAAGCTGACCCTGGCCCTCATCGAGGCGAAGCTCCAGGAGCACCGCATCCGCCCGTACACCCTGGAGGTGGCGGAGGGGCAGCGTGAGCGCGTAGGGGCCTTCGACTGCGAATTCGTCGCGGTCAACCACTCGATTCCGGACGCCTTGGCGGTCGCCATCCGCACGCCCGCCGGCCTGGTCGTGCACACCGGTGATTTCAAGATGGACCAGTTGCCGCTGGATCGGCGGCTGACCGATCTGCACGCCTTCGCGCGATTGAGCGAGGAGGGCATCGACCTTCTCCTCTCCGACTCGACCAATGCCGAGGTGCCCGGCTTCACCGCTCCCGAGCGTGACATCTCCCAGGTGTTGCGGCAGGTGTTCGCGGGTGCCCGCAAGCGGATCATCGTCGCCAGTTTCGCCAGTCACGTGCACCGGATCCAGCAGATCCTGGACGCCGCCCACGAGTACGGCAGACGGGTCGCCTTCGTCGGCCGTTCCATGGTCCGCAACATGGGGATCGCCCGGGACCTCGGCTATCTGAGGGTGCCACCCGGTCTCGTCGTCGACGTCCGGGCGCTCGACGACCTGCCGGACGACGAGGTCGTGCTGGTCTGCACGGGTTCCCAGGGCGAGCCGATGGCCGCCCTGTCCCGGATGGCCAACAGGGACCATCAGATCCGGATCGTGCAAGGTGACACGGTGATCCTCGCCTCGTCCCTGATCCCGGGCAACGAGAACGCGGTCTACCGGGTGATCAACGGGCTCACCCGGTGGGGTGCCAACGTCGTCCACAAGGGCAACGCCAAGGTTCACGTCTCGGGTCACGCCTCGGCCGGCGAGCTGCTGTACTTCTACAACATCTGTCGTCCCGGCAACCTCATGCCGGTCCATGGCGAGTGGCGCCACCTGAGGGCCAACGCTGAACTCGGCGCTCTCACCGGAGTGCCGCACGACCGGATCGTCATCGCCGAGGACGGCGTGGCGGTGGACCTGGTGGACGGCAGGGCGAAGATCTCCGGCAAGGTGCAGGCGGGATACGTGTACGTCGACGGGCTCTCCGTCGGCGACGTGGGCGAACCCGCGCTCAAGGACCGCAAGATCCTGGGAGACGAGGGCATCATCTCGGTGTTCGTGGTCCTCGATGCCTCCACCGGCAAGATCACTGGCGGTCCACACGTCCACGCGCGTGGTTCGGGAATCGACGACTCGGCGTTCGAGGGAGTCCTGCCGAAGATCGCCGAGGTGCTCGAACGCTCCGCGCAGGACGGAGTGGTCGAGCCGCGTCAGCTTCAGCAGCTGGTCCGGCGCACACTGGGCAAGTGGGTGTCGGACACCTACCGCCGGCGACCCATGATCCTCCCCGTCGTCGTCGAGGTCTGA
- the dapA gene encoding 4-hydroxy-tetrahydrodipicolinate synthase → MALTSTPQTPFGRVLTAMVTPFTADGALDLDGARRLAAHLVDAGNDGLIVNGTTGESPTTGDAEKADLVRAVVEAVGDRAQVVAGVGTNDTRHSVELARDAARGGAHGLLVVTPYYNKPPQEGLYRHFTTVADATDLPVMLYDIPGRSGVPINTETIVRLAEHPRIVANKDAKGDLGRASWAIAHSGLAWYSGDDMLNLPLLSVGAVGFVSVVGHVVTPELRAMVDAYTSGDVHKALEIHQKLLPVFTGMFRTQGVMTTKAALGLRGLPGGPLRQPMVELTPEETEQLKIDLAAGGVHL, encoded by the coding sequence ATGGCTTTGACCTCCACTCCGCAGACCCCCTTCGGGCGGGTCCTCACCGCCATGGTCACGCCCTTCACGGCGGACGGCGCACTCGATCTCGACGGCGCGCGCCGGCTGGCCGCCCATCTGGTGGACGCCGGCAACGACGGACTGATCGTCAACGGGACCACGGGCGAGTCGCCGACCACCGGCGACGCGGAGAAGGCGGACCTGGTGCGAGCGGTGGTCGAGGCCGTCGGGGACCGCGCCCAGGTCGTCGCGGGGGTCGGAACCAACGACACTCGGCACAGCGTCGAACTCGCCCGGGACGCGGCGCGGGGTGGGGCCCACGGCCTGCTCGTCGTCACCCCCTACTACAACAAACCGCCGCAAGAGGGTCTGTACCGGCACTTCACCACCGTCGCCGACGCCACCGACCTGCCCGTCATGCTCTACGACATCCCCGGCCGCAGCGGCGTCCCGATCAACACGGAGACCATCGTCCGCTTGGCCGAGCATCCGCGGATCGTCGCCAACAAGGACGCCAAGGGCGACCTGGGGCGCGCCAGCTGGGCCATCGCGCACTCCGGGCTGGCCTGGTACTCCGGCGACGACATGCTGAACCTCCCCCTGCTCTCGGTCGGCGCAGTCGGTTTCGTCTCGGTCGTCGGCCACGTCGTCACACCCGAGCTTCGTGCCATGGTCGACGCCTATACGTCGGGGGATGTCCACAAGGCGTTGGAGATCCATCAGAAGCTGCTCCCGGTCTTCACCGGAATGTTCCGCACTCAGGGAGTCATGACCACCAAGGCCGCTCTGGGCCTCCGGGGGCTGCCCGGGGGACCCCTCCGCCAGCCGATGGTCGAACTGACTCCCGAGGAGACCGAACAATTGAAGATCGATCTTGCCGCGGGTGGGGTACACCTCTGA
- the thyX gene encoding FAD-dependent thymidylate synthase, with product MSDTPEAEFEIELRSDVTVELVKHTASDADVLFAARVSTLGEQSLAEIDKDPERSKGLINFLMRDRHGSPFEHNSMTFFISAPIFVFREFMRHRAGWSYNEESGRYRELRPVFYVPDSSRKLVQEGRPGKYRFVEGSAAQRELVDRTLEGSYRRTYEAYREMLAAGVAREVARSALPVGLYSSMYATCNARSLMHFVGLRTQHELAKVPSFPQREIEMVGERMEEAWARLMPLTHAAFDANGRVAP from the coding sequence GTGTCCGATACACCCGAAGCCGAGTTCGAGATCGAGCTGCGCAGCGACGTCACCGTCGAGCTGGTCAAGCACACCGCGTCCGACGCGGACGTGCTCTTCGCCGCGCGGGTCTCGACACTCGGCGAACAGTCCCTCGCCGAGATCGACAAGGACCCGGAGCGGTCCAAGGGGCTGATCAACTTCCTGATGCGGGACCGGCACGGGAGCCCTTTCGAGCACAACTCGATGACCTTCTTCATCAGCGCGCCGATCTTCGTCTTCCGGGAGTTCATGCGCCATCGCGCGGGCTGGTCGTACAACGAGGAGAGCGGACGCTACCGCGAGCTTCGCCCGGTCTTCTACGTGCCGGACTCCTCGCGGAAGCTGGTGCAGGAGGGCCGCCCGGGCAAGTACCGCTTCGTCGAGGGCAGCGCAGCCCAGCGGGAACTCGTGGATCGTACCCTGGAGGGCTCCTACCGCCGGACGTACGAGGCGTACCGTGAGATGCTCGCGGCCGGCGTCGCCCGTGAGGTCGCCCGGTCGGCTCTGCCCGTCGGTCTCTACTCCTCGATGTACGCGACGTGCAACGCGCGGTCGCTCATGCACTTCGTGGGGCTGCGCACCCAGCACGAGCTGGCCAAGGTTCCCTCGTTCCCGCAACGGGAGATCGAGATGGTCGGGGAGCGGATGGAGGAGGCCTGGGCTCGGCTCATGCCGCTCACCCACGCCGCCTTCGACGCCAACGGGCGAGTGGCTCCCTGA
- the dapB gene encoding 4-hydroxy-tetrahydrodipicolinate reductase: MSKLRVAVLGARGRIGSEAVRAIEAADDMELTAALGRGDRLETLAETRTDVAVELTTPASVMGNLDFCVRHGIHAVVGTTGWTDERLDQLRGWLGQSPETGVLIAPNFSIGAVLTMRFAQVAAPWFESVEVVELHHPGKADAPSGTATRTAHLVAEARRRAGSAPAPDATVTALEGARGAQVDGVPVHAVRLRGLLAHQEVLLGTEGETLTVRHDSLHHSSFMPGVLLGVRRVVGTPGLTHGLEHFLDLD, translated from the coding sequence ATGAGCAAGCTGCGCGTGGCGGTCCTCGGCGCCCGGGGCCGTATCGGGTCCGAAGCGGTCCGGGCGATCGAGGCCGCCGACGACATGGAACTGACGGCCGCCCTCGGCCGCGGCGACCGGTTGGAGACGCTCGCCGAGACCCGTACCGACGTCGCCGTCGAACTCACCACCCCCGCGTCCGTGATGGGGAACCTGGACTTCTGCGTTCGGCACGGAATCCACGCCGTCGTCGGGACGACCGGATGGACCGACGAGCGCCTCGACCAGTTGCGCGGCTGGCTCGGCCAGTCGCCGGAGACGGGGGTCCTCATCGCCCCGAACTTCTCCATCGGAGCGGTCCTGACCATGCGGTTCGCTCAGGTCGCCGCACCCTGGTTCGAATCAGTCGAGGTGGTGGAACTGCATCATCCGGGCAAGGCCGACGCGCCCAGCGGGACGGCGACCCGGACGGCCCACCTGGTAGCCGAGGCCCGGCGACGCGCGGGCAGTGCCCCGGCGCCCGACGCGACCGTCACCGCCCTGGAGGGTGCCCGCGGCGCACAGGTGGACGGTGTGCCGGTCCACGCCGTCCGGCTGCGCGGGCTTCTGGCCCACCAGGAGGTGCTCCTCGGCACGGAGGGCGAGACCCTCACCGTCCGACACGACTCGCTCCACCACAGCAGCTTCATGCCGGGAGTCCTGCTGGGGGTGCGCCGAGTGGTGGGCACCCCGGGACTCACCCACGGTCTGGAACACTTCCTGGATCTCGACTGA
- a CDS encoding pitrilysin family protein, producing MTSHGAEATARTFSEVRAVARTQTLIKGHDGTGTVRKTTLPGGLRVVTETLPSVRSATFGIWAHVGSRDETPSLNGATHYLEHLLFKGTRRRSALDISAALDAVGGEINAFTAKEYTCYYARVLDTDLPLAVDVVCDMLTGSLILQEDVDVERGAILEEIAMTEDDPGDCVHDLFARTMFGDNPLGRPVLGTVDTVNALTADRIRRFYRRHYDPTHLVVAAAGNVDHHKVVRQVRAAFEKAGAFRDAAARPLAPRQGSRRVRAAGRVELVGRRTEQAHVVLGMPGFARTDDRRWALGVLNSALGGGMSSRLFQEVREKRGLAYSVYSYTSGFADCGLFGVYAGCRPSQVEEVLRICRGELDRVAEHGLSDEEIGRAVGQLRGSTVLGLEDTGAMMNRIGKSELCWGEQMSVDDMLTRIAAVTPDDVRAVARDILGRRPSLSVIGPIADKQASRLHDIMA from the coding sequence GTGACGTCCCACGGCGCCGAGGCGACGGCCCGCACCTTCTCGGAGGTGCGGGCCGTCGCCCGTACCCAAACCCTCATCAAGGGGCACGACGGCACGGGAACGGTTCGCAAGACCACCCTCCCCGGTGGCCTGCGCGTCGTCACCGAGACCCTCCCCTCGGTCCGCTCCGCGACCTTCGGTATCTGGGCCCACGTCGGTTCCCGCGACGAGACCCCGTCGCTGAACGGGGCCACCCACTATCTGGAGCACCTCCTCTTCAAGGGCACGCGTCGCAGGTCCGCTCTCGACATCTCCGCCGCACTCGACGCGGTGGGCGGCGAGATCAACGCCTTCACGGCGAAGGAGTACACCTGCTACTACGCGCGGGTGCTCGACACCGACCTCCCTCTCGCCGTCGACGTCGTGTGCGACATGCTCACCGGCTCGCTGATCCTCCAGGAGGACGTCGACGTCGAACGCGGTGCCATCCTCGAAGAGATCGCCATGACCGAGGACGATCCGGGCGACTGTGTGCACGACCTGTTCGCGCGCACCATGTTCGGCGACAACCCCTTGGGCCGACCGGTCCTCGGCACCGTCGACACGGTCAACGCCCTCACCGCGGACCGGATCCGCCGCTTCTACCGCAGGCACTACGACCCCACTCATCTCGTCGTCGCCGCCGCGGGCAACGTCGACCACCACAAGGTGGTGCGGCAGGTGCGAGCGGCCTTCGAGAAGGCGGGAGCGTTCCGGGACGCCGCCGCGCGACCGCTCGCCCCCCGGCAGGGAAGCCGCAGGGTCCGCGCCGCCGGCCGCGTCGAGCTGGTAGGACGGCGAACGGAGCAGGCCCACGTCGTCCTGGGCATGCCGGGGTTCGCCCGAACCGACGACCGACGCTGGGCCTTGGGTGTGCTGAACAGCGCGCTCGGAGGGGGCATGTCCTCGCGCCTCTTCCAGGAAGTCCGTGAGAAGCGGGGGCTGGCATACAGCGTCTACTCCTACACCTCCGGTTTCGCCGACTGTGGTCTCTTCGGTGTCTACGCCGGTTGCCGACCCTCGCAGGTGGAGGAAGTGTTGAGGATCTGCCGCGGGGAGCTCGACCGAGTGGCGGAGCACGGCCTGTCCGACGAGGAGATCGGCCGTGCCGTGGGCCAACTGCGCGGATCCACCGTGCTGGGGCTGGAGGACACCGGCGCGATGATGAACCGGATCGGCAAGAGCGAGCTCTGTTGGGGTGAGCAGATGTCGGTCGACGACATGCTGACCCGGATAGCAGCCGTGACACCGGACGACGTCCGCGCCGTGGCCCGCGACATCCTCGGCAGGCGGCCGTCACTGTCGGTCATCGGTCCGATCGCGGACAAGCAGGCCTCCCGACTGCACGACATCATGGCCTGA
- a CDS encoding polyribonucleotide nucleotidyltransferase: protein MENETHYAEAVIDNGAFGTRTIRFETGRLARQAAGSAVAYLDDDTMVLSATTASRQPKDQLDFFPLTVDVEERMYAAGRIPGSFFRREGRPSEDAILTCRLIDRPLRPSFKKGLRNEIQVVATIMALNPDHLYDVVAINAASASTQLAGLPFSGPIGGVRVALIRGQWVAFPTHTELEDAVFDMVVAGRVLEDGDVAIMMVEAEATDKTVQLVDGGAEAPTEEVVAAGLEAAKPFVKVLCRAQSDLAAKAAKPTGEFPVFLDHQDDVLEALTAAVKPELARALTIAGKQDRESELDRVKALAAEKLLPEFEGREKEISAAYRSLTKTLVRERVIKEKKRIDGRGVTDIRTLAAEVEAIPRVHGSALFERGETQILGVTTLNMLRMEQQLDTLSPVTRRRYMHNYNFPPYSTGETGRVGSPKRREIGHGALAERALVPVLPTREEFPYAIRQVSEALSSNGSTSMGSVCASTMSLLNAGVPLKAPVAGIAMGLISQEIDGETHYVTLTDILGAEDAFGDMDFKVAGTKEFVTALQLDTKLDGIPASVLAAALKQARDARLHILDVMMEAIDTPDEMSPNAPRIITVKIPVDKIGEVIGPKGKMINQIQEDTGAEITIEDDGTIYIGAADGPAAEAARATINGIANPTMPEVGERYLGTVVKTTTFGAFVSLLPGKDGLLHISQIRKLAGGKRVENVEDVVGVGQKVQVEIAEIDSRGKLSLIPVIEGEEGTDQKDDTDQ, encoded by the coding sequence GTGGAGAACGAGACCCACTACGCCGAGGCCGTCATCGACAACGGCGCCTTCGGCACCCGTACCATCCGATTCGAGACGGGCCGGCTGGCCCGCCAGGCCGCCGGTTCCGCCGTGGCCTACCTGGACGACGACACCATGGTGCTGTCGGCCACCACCGCTTCGCGACAGCCCAAGGACCAGCTGGACTTCTTCCCGCTGACGGTCGACGTCGAGGAGCGCATGTACGCGGCCGGGCGGATCCCCGGCTCCTTCTTCCGTCGCGAGGGTCGGCCCAGCGAGGACGCGATCCTCACCTGCCGACTGATCGACCGCCCGCTGCGCCCCTCCTTCAAGAAGGGCCTGCGCAACGAGATCCAGGTCGTCGCCACCATCATGGCGCTCAACCCCGACCACCTCTACGACGTCGTGGCGATCAACGCCGCCTCCGCGTCCACACAGCTGGCCGGGTTGCCGTTCTCCGGCCCGATCGGCGGCGTCCGCGTGGCCTTGATCCGCGGCCAGTGGGTCGCCTTCCCCACGCACACGGAGCTGGAGGACGCCGTCTTCGACATGGTCGTCGCCGGCCGGGTGCTGGAGGACGGCGATGTCGCCATCATGATGGTCGAGGCGGAGGCCACCGACAAGACCGTCCAGTTGGTCGACGGAGGCGCCGAGGCCCCGACGGAGGAGGTCGTCGCCGCCGGTCTCGAGGCGGCCAAGCCCTTCGTCAAGGTGCTCTGCCGCGCCCAGTCGGACCTGGCCGCCAAGGCCGCCAAGCCGACCGGCGAGTTCCCGGTCTTCCTCGACCACCAGGACGACGTCCTGGAGGCTCTCACGGCGGCCGTCAAGCCGGAGCTGGCCCGGGCGCTCACCATCGCCGGCAAGCAGGACCGCGAGTCCGAGCTGGACCGTGTGAAGGCGCTCGCCGCGGAGAAGCTGCTGCCGGAGTTCGAGGGTCGGGAGAAGGAGATCTCCGCCGCCTACCGGTCGCTGACCAAGACCCTCGTCCGGGAACGGGTCATCAAGGAGAAGAAGCGCATCGACGGCCGCGGCGTGACGGACATCCGCACGCTGGCCGCCGAGGTCGAGGCGATCCCCCGGGTCCACGGCTCCGCCCTCTTCGAGCGCGGCGAGACCCAGATCCTGGGTGTCACCACGCTGAACATGCTCCGCATGGAGCAGCAGCTGGACACCCTGTCGCCGGTGACCCGCAGGCGCTACATGCACAACTACAACTTCCCGCCCTACTCCACCGGCGAGACCGGTCGCGTCGGTTCTCCGAAGCGCCGGGAGATCGGCCACGGAGCTCTCGCGGAGCGGGCCCTGGTGCCGGTGCTGCCGACCCGTGAGGAGTTCCCGTACGCCATCCGCCAGGTGTCCGAGGCCCTCAGCTCCAACGGATCGACGTCCATGGGCTCGGTGTGCGCCTCCACCATGTCGCTGCTGAACGCCGGCGTGCCGCTCAAGGCCCCGGTCGCCGGCATCGCCATGGGGCTCATCTCCCAAGAGATCGACGGTGAGACCCACTACGTCACTCTCACCGACATCCTCGGTGCCGAGGACGCCTTCGGTGACATGGACTTCAAGGTCGCCGGCACCAAGGAGTTCGTGACCGCGCTCCAGCTGGACACCAAGCTGGACGGCATCCCCGCCTCGGTCCTCGCCGCCGCCCTCAAGCAGGCACGCGACGCGCGTCTGCACATCCTCGACGTGATGATGGAGGCGATCGACACCCCGGACGAGATGTCCCCGAACGCTCCCCGCATCATCACGGTCAAGATCCCGGTCGACAAGATCGGCGAGGTCATCGGCCCCAAGGGCAAGATGATCAACCAGATCCAGGAGGACACGGGCGCCGAGATCACGATCGAGGACGACGGCACGATCTACATCGGTGCCGCGGACGGTCCCGCCGCGGAGGCCGCGAGGGCGACCATCAACGGCATCGCCAACCCGACGATGCCGGAGGTCGGCGAGCGCTACCTCGGCACGGTCGTCAAGACCACGACCTTCGGCGCGTTCGTCTCCCTGCTCCCCGGCAAGGACGGGCTGCTGCACATCTCGCAGATCCGCAAGCTCGCCGGCGGCAAGCGCGTGGAGAACGTCGAGGACGTCGTCGGCGTCGGCCAGAAGGTCCAGGTCGAGATCGCCGAGATCGACTCGCGTGGCAAGCTCTCCCTGATCCCGGTGATCGAGGGCGAGGAAGGCACGGACCAGAAGGACGACACCGACCAGTGA
- the rpsO gene encoding 30S ribosomal protein S15: MSLDAATKKQIMAEFGTKEGDTGSPEVQVALLSRRISDLTEHLKTHKHDHHSRRGLLILVGQRRRLLQYLAKKDIQRFRALVDRLGIRRGAAGAK, from the coding sequence GTGTCGCTCGACGCCGCAACGAAGAAGCAGATCATGGCCGAGTTCGGTACCAAGGAGGGCGACACCGGCTCCCCCGAGGTCCAGGTCGCGCTGCTGTCCCGTCGGATCTCCGACCTGACCGAGCACCTGAAGACCCACAAGCACGACCACCACTCCCGCCGTGGCCTGCTGATCCTGGTCGGCCAGCGTCGCCGGCTGCTGCAGTACCTGGCCAAGAAGGACATCCAGCGCTTCCGCGCGCTGGTCGACCGCCTGGGTATCCGCCGAGGGGCCGCGGGAGCCAAGTAG
- a CDS encoding DUF397 domain-containing protein, whose product MTTTEGAAGPRDPDVRARKDRERDELYALDISGVEWLCAPGTEHHEERVEIAHLPGGAVAMRSSLDPDTVLRYTEAEWRAFVLGARDGEFDLVDRRPPGEGPGDGEG is encoded by the coding sequence ATGACCACGACCGAGGGCGCGGCGGGACCGCGGGACCCGGACGTCAGGGCCCGCAAGGATCGCGAACGCGACGAGCTGTACGCGCTCGACATCTCCGGCGTCGAGTGGCTCTGCGCGCCGGGCACGGAGCACCACGAGGAACGGGTGGAGATCGCCCACCTGCCCGGCGGGGCGGTGGCCATGCGATCGTCCCTGGACCCCGACACCGTGCTCCGCTACACCGAGGCGGAGTGGCGAGCGTTCGTACTCGGCGCGCGGGACGGGGAATTCGACCTCGTGGATCGACGTCCCCCCGGCGAGGGTCCGGGAGACGGCGAGGGGTGA